One part of the Acetoanaerobium sticklandii genome encodes these proteins:
- a CDS encoding two-component regulator propeller domain-containing protein, which yields MDKRRLKGLSYLLTLCMIFSLMVFNPISAEGLATELLITGSGIHSEVKITSSDWSKYKMTERFYSTNNSLSFHKIVKAKGYDLFDLIGKTNLKTDKDYTVKFTCADGFEFNKSVSELQNTYYSSDFTEAKKVKVSPMIARYTAVLADFPKDKFKPPVSWKDRALTDSDLDKDFPKLLFGQTNIDDMNMSKWGKEVVKITIGEESTLDKPAIKSTYKHIDYTGAPYNVDAISSATFTVEGPAVEGYRAISLRQIEEDTKGQRIVTTFEKIKNKIVKSTYEGMNVKHLIDNYVKVKPNAGNIVFKNKSRQPILTVPISEADKYTVSYGINGVPLVYLDTDVGFKPDKYNDNGCFKLIYKQESEDAKEFSNVAYMYVEEKDAKNIYEHTYSPYNDTKYTDYEIVIHGNKMSKEVRYKVSDLEAMKDIQLEMEYSLSNSEYFWYYNKYKGVTLWELLLKAGIDPNIDESTSIQFIAADNYNFAPMTIKEIKDSSLYGYYEKQAMDKGDGSFDGNQVKPLNSGMPVLLAYGFNGYPYVTRPTDSGYNAGLGNDGGPLRIIFGKTNYNDTNGSNQVQFLKEIIIGGGKSISTDIKSSIEGKANHKDVTAGDSWSHNQNGYQEYLDKPVLRITGSQIKQPVTLTLRQVEEMKQYAIRDIYTGDGIREFEGVVLWDMISKAVELKDGVKSPSIRVFSGESYNQILRSMDQVINGSVNSKGELKKILLAYAVDGYPLVPNEGSTGYINNNAYGPLRLVVEESKSMWVKWVDCIVVGTGDYEAPEMKDVKQLNFGTANDSTLAKNETDNNIWKLYKNDTGKELPEASVRCMEIDKDGNLWVGTNNAGIAIKTPQGSWKNLTKITTDNAGEVTVDISYAIVQRENGELWMALGGAQTPQGILVKSGDSWKLLNTENSLLPSNFVQELELDGKGGMWIGTGSGAVYIDKNNLWKVYTKKNGLILSSVDAIEPDDKGGVWIGFYPDTIGDTENSKYIGGYQYIDKTGKITTYTDFENKSFGTNWVRSISIDSEGSIWITRSGNYPGQGHAEIDYIKNGVKKVYKAKDLFPEIASEDDIRAIQADKKHKGRLYIATHRSGLLVSEEVGKILKKIDSTNTFPSRQWDNIYYIDVDKDSIFVGSNGGAAISSEE from the coding sequence ATGGATAAGAGAAGGTTGAAAGGCTTAAGTTATTTACTTACATTATGTATGATTTTTTCTTTGATGGTATTTAATCCTATATCTGCGGAAGGCTTAGCTACAGAGCTATTAATTACTGGCAGTGGAATTCATAGCGAAGTCAAAATAACATCATCTGACTGGTCTAAGTATAAAATGACTGAAAGATTTTATTCTACCAATAATAGTTTAAGTTTTCATAAGATAGTTAAGGCAAAAGGCTATGATTTATTTGATTTAATAGGAAAAACCAATTTAAAAACAGATAAGGATTACACAGTAAAATTTACTTGTGCAGATGGATTTGAGTTTAATAAATCAGTAAGTGAGCTACAAAATACATATTATTCAAGTGATTTTACAGAAGCTAAAAAAGTAAAAGTATCACCAATGATTGCTAGATATACAGCAGTTTTAGCAGATTTTCCAAAGGATAAATTTAAGCCACCTGTAAGTTGGAAGGATAGAGCTCTTACTGATAGTGATTTGGATAAAGACTTTCCAAAGTTATTGTTTGGGCAAACAAACATAGATGATATGAATATGTCTAAGTGGGGAAAAGAAGTTGTAAAAATTACAATAGGAGAAGAATCTACATTAGATAAGCCAGCAATAAAATCCACATATAAGCATATAGACTATACAGGAGCACCTTACAATGTCGATGCTATATCTAGTGCAACGTTTACAGTAGAGGGGCCAGCTGTTGAGGGATATAGAGCTATATCGCTCAGACAGATAGAAGAAGATACCAAAGGGCAAAGAATAGTCACAACCTTTGAAAAAATAAAGAATAAGATTGTCAAAAGCACATATGAAGGAATGAATGTTAAGCACTTGATTGACAACTATGTAAAAGTAAAGCCTAATGCAGGAAATATTGTGTTCAAAAATAAATCAAGGCAGCCAATTCTTACTGTACCAATTTCTGAGGCAGATAAGTATACAGTATCCTATGGTATCAATGGAGTACCTCTTGTCTATTTAGATACAGATGTTGGATTTAAGCCTGATAAATACAACGATAATGGCTGCTTCAAACTTATTTATAAGCAAGAGAGCGAAGATGCAAAGGAATTTTCTAATGTTGCATATATGTATGTTGAAGAAAAAGATGCAAAAAATATTTATGAGCATACTTATTCTCCATATAATGACACCAAGTACACGGACTATGAAATTGTGATTCATGGCAATAAGATGAGTAAAGAGGTAAGGTATAAAGTGTCGGATTTAGAAGCCATGAAGGATATTCAGTTAGAAATGGAATATAGCTTATCAAACAGCGAATATTTTTGGTATTACAATAAGTATAAAGGTGTTACCCTATGGGAACTCTTACTTAAAGCTGGAATAGATCCAAATATAGATGAATCCACTAGTATTCAATTCATAGCAGCAGATAATTACAATTTTGCGCCTATGACAATTAAAGAAATAAAGGATAGTTCACTCTATGGATACTACGAAAAGCAGGCTATGGATAAAGGTGACGGAAGCTTTGATGGGAATCAGGTTAAACCGCTAAACTCTGGAATGCCAGTGCTTTTAGCATATGGATTCAACGGATATCCATATGTCACTAGACCTACTGATAGTGGATATAATGCAGGCCTAGGAAATGATGGTGGACCACTAAGAATAATTTTTGGAAAGACCAACTACAATGATACTAATGGTTCAAATCAAGTACAATTTCTAAAAGAGATCATTATTGGTGGAGGGAAATCTATATCTACAGATATAAAAAGTAGCATAGAAGGAAAAGCAAATCATAAAGATGTGACTGCAGGTGATTCATGGAGTCATAATCAAAATGGATATCAGGAGTACCTAGATAAGCCAGTACTTAGAATTACTGGTTCTCAGATAAAACAGCCAGTTACTCTTACTCTAAGGCAGGTTGAAGAAATGAAGCAATACGCCATTAGAGATATATATACAGGAGATGGAATTAGAGAGTTTGAAGGAGTCGTTCTTTGGGATATGATATCAAAAGCAGTAGAGCTTAAGGATGGAGTTAAGTCACCAAGTATAAGAGTGTTTAGTGGAGAAAGCTACAATCAAATTCTACGAAGCATGGATCAGGTTATAAACGGAAGTGTTAATTCCAAGGGAGAGCTGAAGAAAATACTACTTGCTTATGCAGTTGATGGTTATCCTCTTGTTCCCAATGAAGGAAGTACAGGCTATATTAACAACAATGCCTATGGGCCACTGAGATTAGTAGTTGAAGAAAGTAAATCTATGTGGGTGAAATGGGTAGATTGTATCGTAGTAGGAACGGGAGATTATGAAGCCCCAGAAATGAAAGATGTTAAGCAACTCAATTTTGGAACCGCAAATGATTCTACTTTAGCAAAAAACGAAACTGATAATAATATATGGAAGCTGTATAAAAATGACACGGGAAAAGAATTACCAGAAGCTAGTGTAAGATGTATGGAGATAGACAAGGATGGAAATCTTTGGGTAGGAACTAACAATGCAGGAATAGCGATAAAGACGCCCCAAGGAAGTTGGAAGAATCTTACAAAAATTACAACTGACAATGCAGGAGAAGTAACTGTAGATATTTCTTATGCTATAGTACAGCGTGAAAATGGAGAACTTTGGATGGCTCTTGGAGGAGCTCAAACTCCACAGGGAATACTGGTTAAAAGTGGTGATAGTTGGAAACTGCTAAACACTGAAAATTCTTTACTTCCTTCGAATTTTGTCCAAGAATTAGAGCTAGATGGTAAAGGTGGCATGTGGATAGGAACAGGAAGTGGAGCAGTATATATAGATAAAAATAATTTATGGAAGGTATATACTAAGAAAAATGGATTGATTCTAAGCTCTGTGGATGCTATTGAGCCTGATGACAAAGGTGGTGTATGGATAGGGTTTTATCCAGATACTATAGGAGATACTGAAAATTCTAAATATATAGGAGGCTATCAGTATATTGATAAAACAGGAAAAATCACTACGTATACTGACTTTGAGAATAAGTCTTTTGGAACAAACTGGGTAAGGAGTATTTCAATTGACAGTGAAGGCAGTATATGGATAACTAGATCAGGAAATTATCCAGGGCAAGGACATGCAGAAATTGATTACATTAAAAATGGAGTAAAAAAAGTATATAAGGCAAAAGATTTATTTCCTGAAATAGCTTCAGAAGATGATATAAGAGCTATACAAGCAGATAAAAAACATAAAGGAAGATTATATATAGCAACTCATAGAAGTGGGCTACTTGTAAGTGAAGAAGTAGGTAAAATTCTAAAAAAAATAGATTCGACAAATACCTTTCCAAGTAGACAATGGGATAATATTTATTATATTGATGTAGACAAAGACAGTATTTTTGTAGGAAGTAATGGAGGAGCAGCTATTTCGTCAGAAGAGTAA
- a CDS encoding S-layer homology domain-containing protein: protein MLFFCACFLKMLEDLLEKKEEVYVKMFGKKMRFVTSFLVLVMLIAQSAVFAQGGDKVAVELTGAGLKTELKLTLEDLKAMPAEAQIEDEYIYNSKTGEKSAKVKGVSLAYLLKEKAGVTANDAQVLFTASDGYAIDPQSLKDIFNPELKYVLAYEVDGQNINNDDNADSEEITVYRKVKTAGEFGTVFKMVVNISVGEAIETSNIPEPNNTTESNAEKTQAIVFNDITNEYKFAEVAIQELAKKGIINGMGEGKFNPEASLTRAQICTIMVASLGYEPKEYKGGFTDVDASDWFAPYVQAAVDAGLFTGYTDGSFKPEKAIIRQEIAVVAGKAAVKSGVVAEAKMTKFVMEKSKYADKDIVPGWAGNSIAWLEAQGVFEGIATENFEPAKVVNRAEAASIVYNTLFKK from the coding sequence ATGCTGTTTTTTTGTGCGTGCTTCCTTAAAATGCTTGAAGATTTACTTGAAAAAAAGGAAGAGGTGTATGTAAAAATGTTTGGGAAAAAGATGAGATTTGTAACAAGTTTTTTGGTGCTAGTAATGTTGATAGCTCAATCAGCAGTATTTGCACAGGGGGGAGACAAGGTCGCTGTAGAGCTTACAGGAGCAGGGCTGAAAACTGAATTAAAGCTTACACTAGAAGATTTAAAGGCAATGCCTGCAGAAGCTCAAATCGAAGATGAATACATTTATAATAGCAAGACGGGAGAGAAATCTGCTAAGGTAAAAGGGGTTAGTCTTGCTTACTTGCTAAAAGAAAAAGCAGGTGTAACTGCAAATGATGCACAGGTTTTATTTACAGCATCAGATGGATATGCAATAGATCCTCAATCACTAAAAGATATTTTTAATCCAGAGCTAAAATATGTTTTAGCTTATGAAGTTGACGGCCAAAATATCAATAATGATGACAATGCTGATAGCGAAGAAATAACAGTTTATAGGAAAGTAAAGACTGCAGGAGAATTTGGAACTGTATTCAAAATGGTTGTTAATATTTCTGTAGGAGAGGCTATTGAAACCTCTAATATTCCAGAACCAAATAATACTACAGAATCAAATGCTGAAAAAACACAAGCTATAGTGTTTAATGATATAACTAATGAGTATAAATTTGCAGAAGTAGCTATTCAAGAGCTTGCTAAAAAAGGAATTATAAATGGAATGGGTGAAGGGAAATTTAACCCAGAGGCTAGCCTTACGAGAGCTCAAATATGCACGATTATGGTTGCTTCTCTAGGCTATGAACCTAAAGAATACAAAGGTGGATTTACAGACGTAGATGCCAGTGATTGGTTTGCTCCTTATGTTCAAGCAGCGGTTGATGCAGGACTATTCACAGGATATACAGACGGTTCATTTAAGCCTGAAAAAGCTATAATCAGACAAGAAATAGCTGTAGTAGCAGGAAAAGCAGCTGTAAAATCTGGAGTTGTAGCTGAAGCAAAAATGACTAAGTTTGTAATGGAAAAGTCAAAATATGCAGATAAAGATATAGTTCCTGGATGGGCAGGAAATTCTATAGCATGGCTTGAAGCTCAAGGGGTTTTTGAAGGCATTGCAACAGAAAACTTTGAACCAGCGAAAGTTGTCAATAGAGCAGAAGCTGCATCTATAGTCTATAATACTTTATTTAAAAAATAA